Proteins found in one Ptychodera flava strain L36383 chromosome 16, AS_Pfla_20210202, whole genome shotgun sequence genomic segment:
- the LOC139114934 gene encoding ependymin-related protein 1-like, translating into MKFALLICVVVTSTVTVAYKCCHPNQLESTMVQFGSYYDTERGGNVATDVSTVHYDFYADKIVTIDSTTRIINDFTLNAQYIIIDERVCLKADLPGTYNDFACIPDDGIDRGVVSLGGDLLHGRTYEVNSVFETSNATEYITVTEDECIPVLVDHLSVHPQMSQLRSIGFYNLTLGLKDPSLFDVPLICYEAKAVTFQEAASVGSDILKWVSRRGR; encoded by the exons ATGAAGTTTGCCTTATTAATCTGCGTGGTCGTTACTTCGACCGTGACCGTGGCTTACAAATGCTGCCATCCGAATCAACTGGAGAGCACGATGGTCCAGTTTGGCAGCTACTACGATACTGAGCGAGGGGGCAATGTAGCCACTGATGTTTCGACCGTACACTACGACTTCTACGCCGACAAAATAGTCACAATTGATTCCACTACGCGAATAATCAACGATTTCACCTTG AATGCGCAATATATAATCATCGATGAAAGAGTTTGCCTAAAAGCTGACCTACCCGGCACGTACAACGATTTTGCATGTATTCCAG ACGATGGTATCGACCGAGGTGTCGTCAGCCTAGGGGGAGATCTGCTTCACGGGAGAACGTATGAAGTCAACTCAGTCTTCGAAACATCAAACGCCACGGAGTACATCACGGTTACTGAGGATGAGTGCATACCGGTGTTAGTCGATCACCTCTCGGTACACCCACAAA TGTCACAACTTCGGTCCATAGGGTTTTACAACTTGACTTTGGGGTTGAAAGACCCCTCTTTGTTCGACGTTCCCTTGATATGCTACGAGGCGAAGGCTGTCACTTTTCAA GAAGCAGCCAGCGTTGGATCGGATATACTGAAATGGGTCAGCAGACGCGGACGTTAG
- the LOC139114933 gene encoding ependymin-related protein 1-like: protein MKFLLVLCVTVVSTVAYKCCVPKQMEGNVGHFGGYYQDGSGGGVITGLTRVHYDFYAEKIATVDFDNRIINDFNTSTQYIIVKEEHCWKAELPGTYDDFTCIPDNAIDLGPLVLGIDVLYGRTYGVQTTFEDTNVTQYVTVTEDDCVTVVVDYISNGPETTQIQCIGFYDFTLGFKDPSVFDVPEICNGVETVAAKDAPKLGSHIMQWIRRTGYQ, encoded by the exons ATGAAGTTCTTGTTGGTTCTTTGCGTCACTGTCGTTTCGACCGTGGCTTACAAATGTTGCGTTCCCAAGCAGATGGAGGGGAACGTTGGTCATTTTGGCGGATACTATCAAGACGGGAGTGGCGGTGGGGTGATCACTGGATTGACAAGGGTGCATTACGACTTCTATGCCGAGAAGATCGCCACAGTTGATTTCGATAATCGAATAATCAACGACTTTAACACG aGCACACAGTACATCATAGTTAAAGAAGAACATTGCTGGAAGGCAGAATTGCCCGGCACCTACGACGATTTTACTTGTATCCCAG ATAATGCAATTGACCTTGGACCGCTGGTACTCGGAATTGACGTGCTCTATGGTAGAACGTACGGCGTACAAACGACCTTTGAAGACACCAATGTCACCCAGTACGTCACTGTGACAGAAGATGACTGTGTCACCGTTGTCGTGGACTACATCTCCAATGGCCCTGAGA CAACGCAGATACAGTGCATAGGGTTCTATGATTTCACTTTGGGATTCAAAGACCCCTCCGTGTTTGATGTTCCTGAGATCTGCAACGGCGTTGAAACAGTTGCAGCTAAG GATGCACCGAAGCTTGGATCCCATATTATGCAGTGGATCAGAAGAACCGGATATCAGTAG